Part of the Acropora palmata chromosome 10, jaAcrPala1.3, whole genome shotgun sequence genome, TTTTTCACACTTTCCACATGAGTTTTGTACACTTTGTAGCCATTCTGACATCCTGTCCATGacatgaaatgacctgttttgcagttgtttgaAGATCTAAGCACATGACAacaaagtttcaatttttcaactaATCTCCAAATTGCCTTAATacaccaatttaattccaggacagttggCACATATTTTGCAAGCCAGATGACTTGAAATAATctagaaatgattgcagaaaggcaaagttacatttttagaTGACATTCTGAggctatcatcatcattgttgcTTAAACTCTCTATGATCGCCTTAATTCTTGCATATTAGAGTTTTATTTATGCAATATGTTATATTAAATATACTTAATTTAGCCGATGAAAGAAGCATGTGATTGCACTAGTTACTAGCACATTTTGACAACAACCCTGattaaacaaattttgtttaaacAGGATCATTGTCAAAATATGCTAGTGACTGGTGCAGTCACAAGCTTCTTTCATTGGCTAAATTaagtaaacaagaaaacatgCACCTTTGATTTTACATAGGGTTAGATTTAAGGCtacacaataaaaataattattataatgttttaataataattattaaaacattataataattataataattattattgtgcttaCAACTTTGTAGAAACTAAATCATCATAAAAAGTGGTTAACAAACgattgaaaaaattattccCTAACCTCTTGTTCAAGCTGAGAAAGTTCCAACATATTACCTGCAATATTTCAAGGTTGTAGATTACATTAATATTACTGGACAAACAGAGTGTAGTTCATATACAAGGATTTTTTAGAAAATGCATTCAAGGATATTGTAGGTTATAAACAGTACAGCACAGAAACTCACCTAACAGACAGAGAGAATAGCTACATTCTAGTGAATTTAGAACAATCCTGCTACATTGTTCCTTCTTTAGAAATGACAAAACATTCTGATAGATGCAATGAGCTTTCAGTGGTTTCAAACCCTGTGCAAAATAAGCGAAACAGTGGTAATAATACGATGAGGCACAAATATACAAAGACAAGCATGTCCTGGAAGCACAATAAAaggcaataatttattattccaGAAATTGCAAGTAAAGTTTGCAGCAGAACATCCTGCatataaagagcactgaaattCACAGAGGGACATCCAATCTAAAATATCTTGATGTTCACTGCTAAAGCAAAGGTAATGagattattaatattttaatactCACATCTGGTGCTATCACTGAAAGATGCAACAAGAGCCCAGGAACTGAAAGAATATTCAATACAAACAAACTGCAGAGATTGTCAGAAAACTTGCTTAGGATCAATGGCcttgaaattaaatgaaaaaaggtacactagaattaataataataataataacaaataatattattgtcagTATATTTACAAACACCCAAGTAGGGATTGCTTGTTTGTGCATTGACAAGCCATTGATACTCTTGACTATTCAGATGATATACATGTAGTCCTCTCCAGACACCCTCTTGTTCAACAGTGAAAAGAAGGTTTCTAGCGCTGCTTCTTCAAATTCACTGATATACTTGCGTAATAAAATTTAGGTAAGCAAACAGCTTAAGTGCAATGATCAGACAAAACATTGTGCTGTAGGTGCAAAGTCTCTGCAAACTGAGGCCCTAATGCTTAACCTGAGAGATAATGTGATTATTGCCATAAAGGAAGCAGACTTCAGGGAGGGTTCACTGCAAGCCAGACCAGACATCAATATATCCTTGAAGCAAGAACACagaaaaacattaatttaagCATTATCCTGGCTGTTCGATAAGCAGATTTTATGATTAAAGAGAACCAGTTATTAGGGATCTAGATGACCTAATTAAGCCATAATACATGACATTTCTTGGTATGTCTGCTCAgatatttgtttttataataatttaaattatacAAATTTCAGCCTCTCAGGTCTTTCCCAGCACAGATAAATACGGTTTTCCTCAAAAGCAAAAGTATAGTGTTGAAAAACATATTGGGTAAAATATGTCAGTAGCAAATTCAATGAAAGCAATTCATGAAGAAAGCAATGGAAACCTAATTGCTTCAATTTTTAGGGTTAGAATCAGCAGAGTGGTGAAAAATGATGGAAATATTTTAATGGGTTTTAAGGGAGCATTAAGGGTTCATCTTATACCTAATTATGGAACCCTCTTTGGGTCACCACAGTGAGTGCACTTCAGTTTTCCTTACTGTCCAATACCTTTAACGATGGATAGAGTCCCTTTGTATTCAGATATCCCAGAACGTTAGCACAGAGTTGCTGTAGGCTTGGTCGAAGAGCTTCACCTGTAAGGAAAAGACaccacagaaacaaaaacaggttTCTTGTACGCACAAAGTAATATGATACATATGAAGTGAGATTCATTCTTAAGACAACCAAAGAACTGTTCATACCTCCTTTAATGCTGAAAACCTTCCAGTTTGAACAGtcagtaaaaataataagCTGCAAGGAAATCACAAAAGCTGAATtagttatttaaaaaaaaaatgccacgAAATCAATGCAAATGACATTACAGTATATCATTGTTAtcaattatgataattattaagatCATTATCCACACAGTAAGTTCAACATACAATTTGTACAAGattcaattattattggttgCCTAGGAATGTTGTTAAGTAGACTTGTAAAAAATCACATTAGCTGCAATCATTGCTATTTCTATTATCCCAGATAGAGAgcttttaaaatttgcaaacCATGAAAATCTTCACACCATATTCAGGTACACACTGATCTTTTTTGCTTCTATGGACACATTAGGCTGTGAAAAAAGTGCAAACAACAATGaggaaaaaatgcattttaactcaaaataTTACAGTACAAAGAATTGAAAAAGGTAAGAACAAAGTAACTGTTATATATGGCACCTTTAAATTACAGAGCAATTTGCAGCAGATGAGTAGAATATGCTTGAGCTGTTGAAGCCACAATAAGACAAGATCTTGAGATAGCACAACAGATATATAACACAGCtggaagataaaaaaaaacacttcttaACTTCTTTCTCTCTGCACACTTGTCAAACCCAGGCATAAGCTTTTGCTTGTCCATTTTGAAACTCTTTTGAAACTCTATAGAACACATATGACTTAAGTAACCAAAGctggtggcagggttggcgttgtggtgagagcacttgccttccatcaatgtggcctgggttcgatttccCCACCcggttgttggttctttactctgccatgagaggtttttccctgggttctccggttttcccctctcatcaaaaaaccaacacttgatttgatttgatttgtgaataataattgtaaattagtgatttgggcaatgttgatttgatttcgtCTCgaattgtaaagcgcatttgatcatattcatatgcCAATTTGCACTAtacaaatattaaacattattattatattattatcactattattatgatacaataaaattatgacATACAGATAATCTACAAGTAACATTGAATGAAACAGTTTCTTTCTTAATAGAGTTAATTACCTTCAGGTCAGACTGTGTTGGTTCCATGCTGTTGAGTATAAGTCTACAGAATGATTCAAATCTCTGCAAAGGAAGCATAACAAATATGCACTCAAGAAAAATGGTcacttcaaataaaaattggaGTAATACAAAGGACAGCATAAATTTGTTATATAACAGGATTTGAATTGTAATAttaatttataaccttttcATCCTCTTTaatatggaaaatgaaaagaaattttcgtGCAAGATGAAAGACATCagtacctgaaagaaaaagaagaaagttgTTATTCTCATAACCCTTTTTGACCACGGAATGGAAACATCagtataaattaaaaattggtattaaattaaaaacatgctTGTTAAGTCGAAAAACAGACAATTGAAAGAGACTTTGCAATCAAGCATACTTCACGAGACCCACATATATTTTGTGCACTCCACAACTGCTTGCATTATGCAACCCAGAAATGTCATTGATTTGGTAAACACTTAAGGAAGTTATGCATATCTAAATAACAGGAAAAACAACTTATCATGATTGAATTTTGAAGCTTTAAACTCAACCTGACGGCTTTTTTGTCACACTCTTTTCAATGACAATGTCAAATTCCTTCCTGTAGACACaaataaacagaaaatatTACTTATCCAGTTCTGTAAACGTAACTTACCTATCAGCTGATTACAACGACCAGCACTAATAAAATTTTTTACACATCTTCTGCTTCAATTGCATTAAAACTTTTGTTACCTTATCTCAGATCGTAGTCGTGAAATACAGAGGCATTTTCTCACCCAcgcctgaaaaacaaaaatcactGTTTGAGCTTAAAATTTatataaacaagaaaattatcgGAATGTCTCAGTTGTGGAGAAATGACTTGAAAGTTGTAATTTAAGAATACAAATCACTCGCAAGAGTACGAATCTACAAAAATTAACTGTATCGATATCATCATTTCTCGACAAATATCGATACAAACGTCAAAGCTTCTGCTGAGATCAAGACAAACTTAAGCCTACTTGTATAAAAATCGCAgccttctctctttctttctccTCCGCTCGTTGCTGGCGAGCAGCTTTAACTTTCCCAAAAAActccttatttttctttgaatcacTGTTAGTAAACATTATCAATTAAATCGAGTTACCAGCGAAAAGACACTAAGGTGACAATTcgattgtttttattttgcaccCCTCAGTGCCCGCGAGATTCATTGGTATTGGTACGTCATGTATGGGGATTACCACATGTACACTTGACAAACACGTAACCAGTGCTCATGAAGAAGAatagaaaatatgtgtttgtTCGACCcttcaaattcatttcaaagagCAAAAATGGGAAAACGTAAGTTTCTTTCGGTTCTCTGTCCCTACTGGCTCAAACGAAGAACCAGTAGCTGGGTACGCTACAAACGTTGTATATACGGTATCTACTTGGTCTAAGGTGACGCGGGCTCAGAGTTGGTGTCTTGACAACGTAACGTGGCATCAGAAAGACGGAACATGTAAACAGCAGTATTGAAAATGCCCTCACTTGGCAAGGTAATCTCAGTTGTATTCCTGACTGTGTAAGTCGTATTCGTAATAATTCTTTTGTCTGTATCTCAGGGAAGCAAGTTTCATCCAAGAGTCTTGGTATGGTACGTCAAATTTCGACTGAAATTTATAGGGTTTACATATTTTGCAGAGAATATAGTAACTGAAAGCATTTGAACTTcagagtttttttcttctttccagGACTGATTTAACTCTTGATAATGtggaacaaattaaaaaaacggATTCGCCTGAGGATTTACAATGGTTAGTTTACTTCAAGaacgaaaaagagaaaaaaatttccccTACAATATTATCTCGTCCACTGGAAGGGTATTTATTTCAGCTTTTCCGCGTAGTGTACAATATAACCAAAAACCGTTAGGCTTATTTTGGCTGTTTTGGGTGATCGCCATGAAAGTAAAAGATGAAGTCATAATACTACAACTTTTTACATCAAGTTATACTATTCATAACCTCATGAATAAAGCAGAGCCAAATGACAGTTTACAAAGACAGTGCTCTAAGAAGGACATCAGAAAAAAAGCTGCCTGAGAAAAGCCCTTGCCAGTGAAATTTGGCAGGAAATCTGGGTAGAAACCATGGCTCCAAACTCCAGGGAGCCCATCTTCCAAGGCTTGTCAATTCGAACAGCTCTTCTCACATAGACTAACACAATGGTAACATGTAAGACTGCAAAGGAACAACAAATTTATGTGTAGGCCAagcaaagataattcatgcaATTTAAGTGAAGCAAAGTCTCAGCACAGGTTGACTACCCAAGTGATGTGCAACTCAGATATTGCCTTCTCTGTTTGCCATGCTGTCCTACGACTGAACTAGTCCCAGTCCCCACATCTGATGTACCGCTGAACTATttcaattcttggttttcactcaggtgatgagacggccatgttggtgtacaaaacaatggcaaaatgttgctcaagttttgcataataatagaattaaagtcccaaaagactttttttgctattgttcTATACACCAACGTAGCCATcgtgacgtcacatgaaaaccaagaattccAGCTTATTTACATATTTCACTCAAACGCCAGAAAATCTATTCTTATAGACTAAGTAATTGCTCCTTAGCTTGACTGCTGTACCTGGTTTACCAAAGCAAACCAAAcctttgtattattttaattccTAGAAGGAAGTAAGAAACTGACTCTCCTAGGATTGAAGCACTATTAGAATTTGGTATTAAAGAAGTTGATAAGATAACAGCAGGTGCAACTTTTTATCTCTTCATGGTGGAAATTCGATCATTTacttctttgataccaaattcaAAAGCTTCATTTCCACACCAGCACTGCACGACAGATCATTTAGAAACAAATGTTTAACTATTTGAACGCACAAGTGTAGGTTAGAGGCAGGCCCTATCTCTTAGGAATGAAAGGGTTAGTCTCTAGAGAAACTGTGTTGTTGTATCAGTGAAGAAGTGATACCcgagaaaacatgaaaatttggcatcaaatAAGTTGATTAAGTTCCAAATACCATGGTAAGAAGATTGCAACTGCTGACCTTTCAAGCATTAGCCTTTTCATCAGAATAAATAGGACGAAGTGTCATCAGCTTCTTAATCTATTTATGGTGGTATTGTGAGCATTGTCCTATTCCACAAGGGTACCCttgattttgttcttttgttaaatACATTGTTTACACTACTAATGTAACTTGTagttttcataaaaaattaaaatttctttatttaaattaatgacgatatattattttattttattgtctttATAGCCTTTTAGCTAGTATTCTTCATCTTAGTGAGTGGAAAGAAGATCTCAGGCAGGGAATATTGGTGGATCTTTATTTTTATACTTTGCAATAtcctttattcaaaaatacTCGTAAAGAAAATCGGTTTGTGTGGATGATATATTTGGAGCTTGTTGCATTGGGAGATTATTTTTAAGATCTTTCCTACTTTATTGGGCTGTCTTTTTCTACAGgtattatattaataatattacttttaCTGGTAAGacattaaatttattttatgcaTCCACTGCTCTAAGAGTACAAAAAAACCCAGCTTTTTCAAGGGCCGTTGGTGAGGATAATTTTGCTTTAAATATATCAGTGTACTGAGAGCTTATGCAGAgatgacggcaacggcaaTGAGGGCATCACTCCAAAACTCAAGTTCACATGATTAATATTGTGAGATGAAAGAATTGTTTTAAGTCTTTCAAAACATGAAATGAGAACTGACTGTCTAAGCATTTAACTGGCATGAAAAAATCAGAAATTTAGAGAAATCAGTGACCTTTTAGCAGTGGTCAttccatgttgttgttttttctcttttaataaattatgcatttttCTGATGTTCATGTTTACTGTTGCTGTCATCATTGCATAAGGTCCTTAATGTTGGCCTACACTTTCAACTGGATGAAATAAGAGGATTGAAAAACTGCCTGTTACCTGAGTAATCATTTATGCCAAACCAGAGATGTCTCTTCAAGCCAGCCACAGATGATTTTCTGTCACTGAAAGAGACATTTTTCTGTGTCAGATGTAGCCAAAACACCTTGTAATGAgggcaaaatttcaaataactgGCTAGATTAGATTTCCAAGCTAGCTGCCAGACTTTTATAAGCTACATCCTTGCTAAAGACAAGATCTTTCTTAACATCTCTCATGTTTGCCAAAGACAACAAGTTCACAAGTGAACAGATGTCAGCATGGTTTTCGATAATCAAGTCTGTCCATGAAATGACTGTGGGTGAGGATGCAAATAatgtgattttgaaattaatcTGAATGCAATGACAAAAGTACTCTTCCTCAATTATAAGGCAGATGCCATTTAAACTGGCATCTGCCTCAACAAGGTGTACCACAATTTGTGCACCACTCACCAAGAAGTGTCTCTCGAAATCCATCAGTTATGGTCAAAGCTTTCACCCAGTGAGCACTGTTCTAAGTGACCAGCTGTAAGGCTATTTTGGTGAATTTGAACAAGAGTATTTCTCCACTACTTGCATTCATATTACCTGGCCTGTGTAACATTAAGAGAAATTCTCAATTCCCTCATTCTTTCTGCAAAACCCCCTTATACCTGGCCTCACTATAgtgtttataatttttataataatttctttcaaGACTTCATTCTTGTAAGTGACAAGCTCTAGTTGCAACCAGCTCTAGTTGTGACCGGTTTTTCGAAATCCCTGTGGTGGTGCATCATGGAAGCTTTCACTTGTTTAGAGCAGTAGATGTAACAGGACATAGTTTGCGCTGTTATTTGGTTCTAAGAGTTATGAGTTCCAAGTTTCTATGGATTTTGATCACCAGCTGTTCTAAATACACTGGTCAGGAAGTGAAGGGACACGTCATGATGTTTATCGTGACATAGAGGTGGCATATCATAATCTTGCATTCCTCTGCATATCTCAAAGTTGCATGTCTTGTGTAATTTGATTAATTAACATCAACAGATACTCCATATGGCAATGTTACACCTGTGTTTGAGTACTTCAAGGAGCTTCTTCTTTGCCATTCTGTTAAGGTCAGCAAAACCAATAATATGACATCCAAAATAAGCTCAGGTTAGTGCTCACCTCTAGTTGAGTTATCGTTTTGTGCAAAAGGACAagtaatcaaatgaagatatgatcctcgcacttgctggacaatttaagcaattgtctcatgaacctgaaaaattcaggtgactcaacgggattcgaacccatgacctctgcgatgccggtgcagtgctctaaccaactgagctacgaagtcacacagttgagagcaggtcaatttgttgggctcatgttttcctgTGAAAGGCATgtcgtatgaaagaaatgttatatatgAAGTGCCgtgttttgaaatcaaatgaagatatacTCGTACTtgcttcgtagctcagttggttagagcactgcaccggcatcgcagaggtcatgggttcgaatcccattgagtcacctgaatttttcaggttcatgagacaattgcttaaattgtccagcaagtgcgaggatcatatcttcatttgatttcaaaacactGCACTTcatatataacatttctttcataggACAAGTAATGTTGTAAAGGGATGAATTTTATGTTGATCTCAATcaaactaaattaaattttgtttttgaagactGATTATGTGACTGAAGTTGTGAAGGTATTTTTACCGTCAgtgctaaaaaatattttaattaaaggtaaagtttatttgttagcatttctttttatttcagagaCCACCTTACAGTGTTGCCCTTTTTTCAGTGGATCATGTGAAGAAATTATCTACATATGCAGTTAACACGTAAGCAGAAGTCTTAGTGCTCATaaacatgactttttttttaaagatgttttataataaaaacataatgctttttcactttaaagGTACTTCAGGCATTTTAAGATGTACAAGTATGCATTCACACCAAAGGTAAGAATTAAGGGGGTTGTTAAAAGACCCAATCCTTTATCAGTTCTAACAAAGTCTTTATTGATTCAGAAATGACATTCCAGTTATTCTGAAAAGaataacccccccccccaaaaaagaaaaaaacaaaaattgtaagTGCTAAGCAACTTCCCAAGAGTATCCGTAACTCGATGGCCGCacactaaccatgaaccaataacaataataattattattgttttgtaacaTTGACATTATGTTTAATATcgaattttagtttctccaaacccattgaaagcttacagacatgcatttgatggcttcattgcatcaACAGCATGCGTCcataagattatggagcaGGCTGATGACATCAACAAATTGCTTCGCTGAAATTGCTTAATTTTCTGGCTTTGACTTTGCTGGCTATGCTGACTGACCTCATGCAGTAATGCATGCTGATTGGATGCGCTCACTATTGCACTACAAGAATTCCTGGTGAGCTTGCACGCTTTACTAGGTTCTTCACACAAAGTGTCTTATAGCCATTATTGTCCGGATCAGATGCCCTTATCGTTTACTTCAAACTCACCCTGGTGAACCTGTCTTTTATGCAAGGCCGGCATTTAATTAGACATGTAATCCAGAAAATAGGGACAATTTAATGTGGTAGATTAGATGaagaatttttcctttaaatgttTGGCAGGTGCATCTAGATCTGAGTTTCCAGTATGTTGGACTACCTGCTTCTGCTGAACCATCTCaaggtaaaaataaaaactgctaTGCCACTTtacagatagatagatagtttattaAAATTACCCTTGCAGCCCGAGGGCTGAATTAGGATAATTTTTACAAatgtaaaacaataattaatttatactATAACTTATATAATGATAACTTCAGAGTGTtaattgataaaaatttgacaataaaaaaggTTATCGTTATGTAAACACTAAAATACAATTAACATACCActaaaattgttcaaaaacaGGTCATTCAATATATATGAGTTGTGAAAAGGACGAGCCATCGGCAATGGCTTACAATAAAACTGTCTGAAACGATTGGTTTTAAAACGCGGGACTTGGAACTTGCGATTTTTCCGTGTTCGCAAAGTGCCAAGGTAAGGTGGCGGAAGTAGTGGATAAAGGATGTGATTGTTGTTACTTATCTCTTGAAACATTAAGTTACCAATCGCCTCTCTCCTGTCATACAAGGTAGGTATGTTAAAAACTTCTAAAGCCGGTCTGTAAGATAAATCATTAATTCTTATTATGGGTAGTGCTCGCTTCTGCAGGCGTTCTAGCTGATCGGAGAAATATTGCGGTAGAGCGGTATGAAAGACTGGACATGCATACTCTGCAACTGGGCTTATGCAAGTGGTGTAGAAACTTAGGAGGTCATTAGTTGGCACTTTCGCGCGCTTTAATTGCCTAAGAAAGTAGAGACGCGCTGCTGCTTTCTTACATATCATTTCTACGTGCGCATTCCACTTCAAATCCGAtgatatataattattatatagatTTTGGCCTATGTCAGAGACATCTAGGAACTGTTTTCAAATGGCCGAAGTCCTGGAGGATTAGGAGTTTTCATGTTAATAATGTTAATAGTTTCTAGTTACTAGGAAGTAGTGATGGAACAATGTTCAATGCACCGGTGCATAAAATGATACAATGATGGTTGCTCGGAAAGGAGTGAAGGAAAataagatttcaaattttccagatCAGAGCTAAATGGTTTTAGCATCCAATTGGCATTAAGAGAAGGCAGCTTCATTTCCTACTTGGAGCACTGAAATCCTTTTAGTTAATTGCTCCTTCACTCATTGCCAAGCAACCGTCATTACATTATTagttaatagggagcttaagcaaagacgacctctacggaagcgagaacgtcatctgaaaatgtaactttgcttttctgcaatcacttttcaattattcaaagtcattgtgcttgaaaaatgtcttctaactgtccttgaattaatttggaaccagcgcttgggacataagaacacaaaattgaacatttgtcatcatatgctcacgtcgtccacacaactgcaaaacaggtcatttcacgtcgtagaaagaacgagaacgtcttcaaagtgtcaaatgatgaaaaatgcaagtgcaaagcgtgcaaaaatactgtttttcattgtcaaatatgcaaatttggggGGGggtttgttgccgtcgtcgtcctggttgcttaagctccctaatatcacTGTCAGCCAACTTCTTGGAGGCAGCTCACAGGTGTGACAACTATGCAATTCTTTTATATGCATAGAACACAAATAACTTATGTGGTGAATTCAATAGTCAACCAACTCTCCAGTTATAACTGCGTGGATTGGTAACAATGTTCCGGttgtccacacgtatccggagaTTTTTGTATccgcaaatttttttatgcGGATACACCTAGCGTCCACAAGTGTCCGCCGTATACGCTCTTTGTATCCGGAGATTTCTGTATACGCTCTCCACAGTGGAAATTTCTGTACACGCTGtgtatccggatacgtgtggacgctCGTATCCGTATATTTTTGTATACGCTGACGTCACAGGATCAGAACcagtctttttctttgtaatgCGCATGCTCTGTTGACTAATCCTTTGAGATGTCCGGATACGTACGAatcggatacgtgtggacggtcgtATACGATTCGTATACGCTACGTGTGGACGCAGATATTT contains:
- the LOC141895176 gene encoding cilia- and flagella-associated protein 119-like encodes the protein MPSLGKGSKFHPRVLVWTDLTLDNVEQIKKTDSPEDLQCLLASILHLSEWKEDLRQGILVDLYFYTLQFAKDNKFTSEQMSAWFSIIKSVHEMTVDTPYGNVTPVFEYFKELLLCHSVKRPPYSVALFSVDHVKKLSTYAVNTYFRHFKMYKYAFTPKVHLDLSFQYVGLPASAEPSQADEGDKEEEGELEQADEETDKTEETTPVAVEEDTPAVKELKAIINSALTEQVQQLKISVDAQMKAKDEEIAKKIGISSDVPGPSKSPKSKGRKGK